The Fusarium falciforme chromosome 12, complete sequence DNA window CACGCTCTTCACTCCAATAATACACCATGTATCAAAGGCCCCTGGTACAACATTATCTACCCGATGGTTTCGCTCTTATCCGATAGGGATAAGAAAAGTCACACAGAAAGGCGCAAGACTTGGGACAAAGCATTTAATGCTAAGGGCAAGTACCCATGACCCGGCTGGAAAATGATTCTGACCATGTTCCTAGCTCTTCGAGACTACGAAACCAGAGTGGTGCAATATGCAGAACTCCTTCTCCACCAACTCCAGAAGATGGAGGGCCAGCCCTTCAACGCCAAGCTTTGGATTCACTATTACACCTTCGACATCATGGGAGACCTTGCTTTTGGGCAGAGCTTTGGCATGCTCAGAGATGGCTTGAAGCATTACTACATGAAACTTGGCGATGAGAATATGTTACTGCTTGGAGCTTTTTCTCGTCTCATCTGGCTCTTCCCtctcttcaaggccatccCTGGTGTGAACCATACCCACCTCAAGTTTCAGCAGTGGCTGAGGGAACAGGTCGATCGCAGGAGGAAGGCAAGTGATCTTCGACTTGTAGTTTACTGATACTGACAGTCTGTAGAACGAACCACCTGTGTCGGACGTGTTCTCTTGGATCTTGGAGGATTATGAATCGAAGGAGCAACCAACCAAGCAAGACTTTTTGAACTTGCACGGAGACGCTCACTTGATCGTCGTGGCCGGAAGGTAAGTTATCCAGTCAGGACTACCACAGATACGTTGACCATGATTAGTGACACTACGGCCGTGACGATTACCTCGTTGTTTTACGAACTTTCTCAGCGCTTAGATATTTGCTCTCAACTTCAAGAAGAGATTGATGAGTACAAGAAGGAGCACAAGAAGTCTGACTATGCCTCTCTTTCTCACCTTAAGCTTCTTCAGGCATGCATAGATGAGACCCTCCGCTTGCACCCGGTGGTTCCATCAGGCCTTCAACGCATGACGCCGCCAGAGGGTTTGCAAATTGGCGACACCTTTATCCCAGGAGATACAATTGTGCAGGTGCCAAGTTATACACTACAACGAGGTGAGCGAGCCTACTACTTATTAGCACGGAGGGATTCTGTCTCACTGTTCATCGCTAGATGAGAGGGTATTTTTGCGGCCGAACGAATTCCTACCTGAAAGATGGACTTCGCAACCAGATTTGGTGAAGGATGCATCCGCATTTGCTCCGTTCTCTATGGGTGAGTTGAAAATGTATATTTGTCCCTCGATCTTGGTATTTTCTGACAGTCCAAGGCCGTAACTCGTGCGTAGGAAAGCAGCTCGGATTGATGGAGATTCGCTACGTTACAACCGAAATCTTGTCCCGATACAATATCCAGTTCGCTCCAGGGAATGACCCAAAGGAGTATCTAGAGAACAAGATGGATGTCTTCACGGCGGCTGTGCCAGATTTGAATCTGGTCTTTACTCTAAGAAATTGACGGTGGAACTTGTATTTCACGATGTAGCAAGTATACGAACAGTGTTGGTCTTGTGGTCGGGCTTTGTTTGACAACCGGAGATCTGTGTCTGCCCGATAGCCATTACTGAGGGCGCGAGAGATATTGCTGGATGGTATGTGTGAGTGAAACAAGGGTCATAAAACAGAAATAGAGACTCAATTTGTTAAGCCCCGCCTCTAACATTGAGTCGTATTGACATCAGGGGCTTGGGACAACCTTCATTGCTCGTCCGTCGGTGAAAGAGCTTCACATCATTCGAAAGTCTGCCATCGATAGGCAAGGAATATGTTGAAGAAATACAGCGCAAACTCTCACATACGATCATACCTACCggagaactcgggatcccgtccgctctcccctAGATAAACCGGTaaggggcggattagtagttgaGTCGGTGACGATCAGCGAATacccgctgttgtatgtttttttGCCGTATTTGAAACTTCTTTTTGGGCCATGCTCATAATTGGCGAGACAAGTAACAGGGAAAATCCTGGCTGGTGGTGAGCCGAGGCACAGCTCTGCAAATTGCCTCTCCACCCAAAGCAAAACATGGCTCTTGCACAAAACAATGCCAAGTGCCTATCGCTAAAGTCATAAAACACTTAGCATCTTTTTTACTGGTTGTTTCTTATCTCGTGTCGGGCCCCAAACCCTGACCCCTTGCCAAGATGTCGGGGTGAAGAGGTCCAGATCATATCCTCCGGCTCGAACCGTCTCATGTAGGGGCTTGGCAGTCCCAATGCCATATTTCAAGTAAAGACTCTTCTTCGTTGTTTCAAATTGTTTGGACGTGATCTTGAGCAGCCAATTAGGGTGATTCTAACGTAACCGGTTCAAACATGAACTATTTTAAGTATGCACCATTCTCCTCTCATCGCAAGCGAACAAGTGACACATTCCTCGACTACCGACTGAAGGTCGAAGCCACCAGTCTTTACACGTCTCTTAGCCTTGTGGCTGACCTCAAACCATCGCTTATTCTAAGTAGTAATGGAGTGATACATACCAAGGTCTACTGTGTCGCAAGATGATTGCGCCAACCTCTTCTAGAGTCGAGGAGTTTGAGGTTATTTTCAAATTCTCTTGGCCACAGAGCTCACTACACATAAATACCAGCCAATTCTCTCTGCCAGTAGCCATATTGCACCAATCCCCACCAGACGCACtcccaacatcatcaagaagataCCCAGCCCCCTTTTCATACCAACATGCCTCTCTTCAGCAGTCTTCGGCGGCGCCAGCCTGCCCGCCACCGACACGTCAACCCCAACCATCTCCTCGTTACCGCATTCCTCCTACCCGCTTTAGCCCTCGCccaagacgatgacgagcccacctcctccaccaatCAATTCTCCCAACCCTTTGTCGACCAAATAACAGGCCTCAATATGGAGAGATTTTTTGGTGCAAGAACGTCGTTTGGCTTTGGCTTTGCCCTCCCTGATGCTCAGCCCGGTGCTGGCGCCGGCTCCTTCATTGGCCAACTCTCGTTCCCCCTTGTGAATGGGCAGGGTTGGGGATCGTTCGGCTTGACTGGAGATATGGAGGGCAACTTTATTCTCGCTGTCTGGCCAGATGGCAAAGGAGGTGTCATGGCATCCTTTCGACAAGCTACGAATGAAGACAACCCGCCCGAAGTTACGGGACAATTCCGAGTCAGACCTCTGCCAGAGGGAGTTTCTGTTAACTCAACTTCTTTGTTGTATACCTTTCTCTGCGAGAACTGCCTCGACAGTACTCTTGGCCTAGGCCCAGAAGCCACCGCAGGGAACGCGGTCATGGGGTGGGCATTGTCGGAGAGGCCGCCAAGGGGGGACCCTTCTGATCCTGGTGCATTCCTAGGTTTTCACGAAAGGGGCTTTGGGCCCTTTACGGCTCGTCTGGCACAGGCCAAGACTGCAGGGTTCGATGCCGTTGCAGCCACGGCACTTGACCCCGTGGGGGACTCTGGGAACGCAGTGGCAGCCGTCCCAGGGGCTTTCGAGGATGGGAGTGGTGACGAAGATAGTGGTGACGAGGGAGGTGCCATTGGCGGGGGTGGAGGCGGGAGCAGAGACGGGGACGACAGTGGCGATGAcagtgacgacgatgatTAAATTATTTTGATCGAGAGAACTGCCTTGCAGTTCACCTTGTGTATCTAAAGTCTTGTATAGTAGCCCGGTAACTGCCACTCTATAGCCTTGAAATGTAAAATATGCCCAACTTTTGCCTCCACCAGTGGATGACTGTTCGCGACCGTGGCGACCTTTAATCTGTCTATCGGCGTCCTGTGATGCCttccttcatcatcctccgaATAAAGTAGATGATGCTAATTCCCAGACCCAGACCAGCGAATCCTACAGCCATGTACCAAGCTGCTCGGTAACCGAAAAGAAGATCAGCCATCGTCTCTCCGCCATTGTTGACATGCACCTCGACCGTTGCGGCAAATCCCAGGCCGAGACTGATGCTGTAGTTGACAACCGTGCTCACCAAGCTTGCCGCAATTCCTTGGTGTTCCCTCTTGACGGAATTTGACAGAATCAACGTTGCTGCAGGGAAGGACATGTCCATCCCCCAGGTCATGATGATCAAGCTGAAGAATGACTGAAACCAGTAGTTTTGCTCAACAGGGGCAGTCATCATTAAAATCGTGCCAACCGTGAACGACACGAGGGCAATCAACATGACCAAGGCGGGATGTGTAAAGTGCAGCAGCCACGCGGTCGTCAGCGAGGCTATTGCGCCTGAAACAGCGACAGGGCTCATCCACGCCGCTGTGAGAAGGGGCGAGCCTCCCCGCAAAAGCTGGAAGAACTCCCAGGTGTAGTAAATCCAAATACCGAATGAAGCCCAGCCACCGGCTACACAGGCGAGGATAAATCCAACGTCGCTTGTTAGAGTGTCGAACGGAATGAGAGGATTTGAGGCGACTCGCAGTTCGATGTAGAAGAAGACAGGCACCAGAAGAActccgatgatgaggagcacGTAGACGTACGGTGTCTCCCAGCCAACGATCGGGGCTTGGTTCCAGGCAAAGTTGAAGAGGACCAGAGCAGTAATGCCGGTTGTTGCGCCCAGGAGATCCAGCTGATCCAAAATCTCCTTCCATGTCATGCTTGACGAGGACAGCTTGTGAGGGGGATCTGGGATGATGAATGTCGCAAAAACAGCGATAGCAGCCAGACCAATTGCAAACGAGTAAAATGCCCAGGGCCACCACTCTTCATGATCCTTGACAAAGAGACCGGCGAAGGCAGCGGCAAAGACGTTACCGCCTGGCGCGCAAGCCCCAAAGAGTGCGAACGCGAGTGTTTTCCTAGGGCCTGGGTGATACGAAGCTCCGAGAATCGCCAATCCATTGGGCATCACAATGGCTGGACCAATGCCCTGAAAGACTCTTGCAAAGACAAAGAGTACATGGTTGGAATACGTAGCAAGGCCTGCGATCATTGACCACAAAGCAAACCACACGAATCCGATCAGAAACAGGCGCTTGTAGCCAAACACATCTCCGAGGCGACCTGAAACGAGGATAAACGTGCCGACTGTCAAACTGTAGCCAGCGATCAACCAGCTGAGCTCTGCCGGGTTGCTCAAAGAAAATGAGGCGCCAATAACGTGCAAGAGATTAAGACAGTTTCCTAGAGCTCCTTGGGTCATGAATTGGGCCATGCAAATGgtcgagatgaagaggatctcATGAGGCAGCGAGAACGTCTCGGCGATTGAGACGGCCGATTTTGTCCgagccagctcctcctcgtcgggcGTTGTAATGCCATTGTTCTGCAAGGTAGCCTCTCCATCGCTGATGCGCTCATCTACGCCAATGTTAGCCATGGACCTAATCAATTGAGCGCGTATCTCACCTTTTTCTCGCTCGGTGAGCACCATTTTGAAGTTTCTGCTGCTGTTATTAAGGAGAAGCGCAAAATGTCACAATCCCAGGCACGGATTGCTCGGATATAAAAATTCGGCGACATGTCCGTTGCTGGCATCCGTATATCCGGATATCCAGGGTGATATCATTGAAGCCGCCACGACGGCAAATGTTGACGGCAATGCTACCCTGAGTGCTCAGCGTAATAACAGGGGCGAAatggagggagaggaaaaATCATGACTAGTACTTAGAATATCTAGTTCATTCCTCCCCTTTGTCCTTTTACCAAAAAGGCCGTCATCACGCCTTCTCCAACTCGGAAATGGGGTGCATGGATTACCTCCAGTATTGACGAGAGCGCGAACGAATGGGTGACAAGGGCGATAAAGGTCCCTGAATCTTGACTCCAAGTGTCTTCGAGCAAGTTCTGCGTGCGAGCGACATGCTCTGCATTCGACTCTAATCGATCGGCATGCCACAAGAGATCTTCTTCTGCGAAAGTAGCCTCCAACTCGTACTCTGGGTAAGCGGCCGTAATCCATTTCCTAGCTCTCCTCCTGTCACATGTATGGTCGGTTAGGCGCTACCGGAGGAGTTCTTTCACTACCGGCTTGAAGGTTCCCCCGTGTCCCTCTACCACATCTTTGAATACGAGTTTTGTTGTCTCGAGGCATCGGGCTAGTGGGCTGGTGCATAGGGCATCAGGGACAGGGAAGTTCTTGTGTTTGACGCCTTCCATGATAAAGTGCCGAGGGCTTTCGCTTGCTCAACTCCTTCGCCAACTAGCTCCGCGTCGAACCAAGTGCGATTTCCATCGCCGTCTAGTTTAGACCAGTGTCTCTACTTTTATGTCAGCCTTGCTCATTCAAGGATGTTAGTCTTCAGGCCAACAAGGCTGTGCTGATTACCTTCCATTCAGCTGAGCCAACCTCGTCCATCACAACGTTATGGACGCCACGACCATGTCGCACGACCAACAATACTTTGTATGATACTCCAGGTTCTCTCTTGTCATTACAGTGTTGGACGTAGCGAGCAAGCCCACCCCAGCCTTGGTCCTCGCCTGATGAGCCTTCGTCACTCTCGTGTACGATGTCTAGCAGGCCGAGATTGGGCTGCGTGGTCAGCTTGGACTGAGGACTTGCGCGAGCAGCCTCTATATAGTCGATAAACCGGCCCCCCTCAGAGGAGAATCGGTAGCTGCAGGTGGAATTCGACATGACGGTAGGCGCAAGAGACCAGTGCAACCAGTGGCTGGCATGCATCAAAAGACAGAGTGGCGAAGTAGAGCTGTGATGGGCTCGCCTTCAAGTGAGCAGTCGCAAGTCAAATATTGGTAAGAACAGGCCATAAGACGCGCTCTCGAAGATCTTAAGAGGATATGGACTTCCCCGCATCAATCAGCCACCAATCAAGCGCCAGTCACCAGCAGAGCTAAAGGCCGTGTCAGGCTGCCATGCATGTCGATGGGTGTGCCCAATCACCATTCCATTTCCATCCAAGCCCTCACTCACAGGATCGAGGTCTTATTTGCTTTGTTGCCCTCAGCGTTTAGTTAAAATTTCTGAGCCCTGAaagcatcccatccatccttgaGATGTCCCTTCAACCAAAGCCTGTCACTCCTCGCCACCTCTCGTCCGGCTAAAAGATGACGACTCTTGATTATTCCGGGCTTCCCCTCCAGCCCAACGAGGTCCGCTTAGTCTCACTGGAAGCGTCGGCCGAAACCATCACCCAGGCAAAATGGAAACTTGCCGTTGCGAGCTTGGCCGATAAGTCGGCCAGCTACTACGCTGTCTCGTATAGATGGGG harbors:
- a CDS encoding CDH-cyt domain-containing protein, which translates into the protein MPLFSSLRRRQPARHRHVNPNHLLVTAFLLPALALAQDDDEPTSSTNQFSQPFVDQITGLNMERFFGARTSFGFGFALPDAQPGAGAGSFIGQLSFPLVNGQGWGSFGLTGDMEGNFILAVWPDGKGGVMASFRQATNEDNPPEVTGQFRVRPLPEGVSVNSTSLLYTFLCENCLDSTLGLGPEATAGNAVMGWALSERPPRGDPSDPGAFLGFHERGFGPFTARLAQAKTAGFDAVAATALDPVGDSGNAVAAVPGAFEDGSGDEDSGDEGGAIGGGGGGSRDGDDSGDDSDDDD
- a CDS encoding MFS domain-containing protein yields the protein MVLTEREKDERISDGEATLQNNGITTPDEEELARTKSAVSIAETFSLPHEILFISTICMAQFMTQGALGNCLNLLHVIGASFSLSNPAELSWLIAGYSLTVGTFILVSGRLGDVFGYKRLFLIGFVWFALWSMIAGLATYSNHVLFVFARVFQGIGPAIVMPNGLAILGASYHPGPRKTLAFALFGACAPGGNVFAAAFAGLFVKDHEEWWPWAFYSFAIGLAAIAVFATFIIPDPPHKLSSSSMTWKEILDQLDLLGATTGITALVLFNFAWNQAPIVGWETPYVYVLLIIGVLLVPVFFYIELRVASNPLIPFDTLTSDVGFILACVAGGWASFGIWIYYTWEFFQLLRGGSPLLTAAWMSPVAVSGAIASLTTAWLLHFTHPALVMLIALVSFTVGTILMMTAPVEQNYWFQSFFSLIIMTWGMDMSFPAATLILSNSVKREHQGIAASLVSTVVNYSISLGLGFAATVEVHVNNGGETMADLLFGYRAAWYMAVGFAGLGLGISIIYFIRRMMKEGITGRR